A single window of Sporosarcina sp. FSL W7-1349 DNA harbors:
- a CDS encoding putative holin-like toxin has protein sequence MSVYEALMLMFTFGALIVLILSFNHK, from the coding sequence ATGTCAGTATATGAAGCATTGATGCTTATGTTTACATTTGGAGCATTGATCGTATTGATACTGTCATTTAACCATAAATAA
- a CDS encoding FAD-dependent oxidoreductase, translating to MTQNRHENGKLPHNVESFWRAEVDFPEFPSLQEDLSVDIVIVGAGITGITAAYLLAEEGLEVAVLEAGQVLNGTTGHTTAKITAQHDLIYDEFINNLGRSKARLYYEANSEALAFIKETVEQHKIDCDFSMQDAYLYVTTEQGARKIEKEAEAYEKIGIDGGLVDVAQFPFPIANVQNVIVMKDQAQFHPTKYLVHLIQLFLEKGGRIFEGTTAVNVETGERPVVLSKEEHRVSAKHVLACTHFPFYEGTGLYSTRMYADRSYALAIKTKKKFPGGMYLSADQPNRSLRSADDNGEELVIIVGESHKTGQGKDTMDYYKALEAFGEEVFGIEEVVYRWSAQDLVTLDNLPYIGALTEGQSNILIATGFRKWGMSNGTAAALLFRDLVTGKENRFQKLYSPSRFYVQPSLKNFLVQNANVVGQLIKGKLDSPSTKPEELSNGEGAVVTLDGHRKGAYRDDKGNIHIVDTTCTHIGCEVEWNSGDRTWDCPCHGSRFSYTGEVIDGPAEKPLQKYDYTMLDNLTSEDSGY from the coding sequence GTGACCCAGAATCGTCATGAAAATGGAAAGCTGCCGCATAATGTGGAATCGTTTTGGAGGGCGGAGGTTGATTTTCCCGAGTTCCCTAGTTTGCAGGAGGATCTCTCTGTAGATATCGTGATCGTCGGAGCGGGGATTACGGGCATCACAGCCGCTTATCTTTTGGCGGAGGAAGGCTTGGAAGTTGCTGTGCTGGAAGCGGGACAAGTATTGAACGGAACGACCGGCCATACTACTGCTAAAATTACAGCCCAACATGACCTCATTTATGATGAATTCATCAATAATCTTGGTAGAAGCAAGGCGCGTTTGTATTACGAAGCGAATTCGGAGGCCCTTGCGTTCATCAAGGAAACAGTCGAGCAACACAAGATCGATTGTGACTTCAGTATGCAGGATGCGTACCTATACGTTACGACCGAACAGGGCGCACGGAAGATTGAAAAGGAAGCGGAAGCGTATGAAAAGATCGGAATCGACGGCGGGCTGGTGGACGTGGCCCAATTTCCTTTCCCCATTGCTAATGTACAAAATGTGATTGTCATGAAGGACCAGGCACAGTTTCATCCGACCAAATATCTCGTTCATCTCATCCAGTTGTTTTTGGAAAAGGGCGGGCGGATTTTTGAGGGCACGACAGCCGTCAATGTCGAGACGGGGGAACGTCCTGTCGTTCTGAGTAAAGAAGAACATCGGGTATCCGCCAAGCATGTGCTGGCTTGTACGCATTTCCCGTTTTATGAAGGAACGGGGCTTTATTCGACCCGGATGTATGCGGATCGGTCGTATGCTCTTGCGATTAAAACGAAAAAGAAATTTCCAGGCGGCATGTATTTAAGTGCAGATCAGCCCAATCGCTCGCTTCGTTCTGCGGATGATAACGGGGAAGAGTTGGTGATCATCGTTGGAGAAAGCCATAAAACCGGCCAAGGGAAAGATACGATGGACTATTACAAAGCATTGGAGGCGTTCGGAGAGGAAGTCTTTGGCATAGAAGAAGTCGTCTACCGATGGTCGGCGCAGGATTTGGTCACATTGGATAATCTGCCGTATATCGGGGCGTTGACGGAAGGGCAGTCCAACATCTTAATTGCGACCGGTTTCCGGAAATGGGGGATGTCCAACGGAACGGCCGCCGCCTTGCTTTTCCGGGATCTCGTCACGGGGAAAGAGAACCGGTTTCAGAAACTGTATTCACCTTCCCGATTTTACGTGCAGCCGAGCTTGAAAAATTTCCTTGTCCAAAATGCGAATGTGGTTGGGCAATTAATAAAAGGAAAACTGGACTCGCCGAGTACGAAACCCGAGGAGTTATCGAATGGGGAAGGGGCGGTCGTCACATTGGATGGGCATCGGAAAGGCGCCTATCGGGATGATAAGGGGAATATTCATATCGTGGACACGACTTGCACGCATATCGGCTGCGAGGTCGAATGGAACAGCGGAGACCGGACGTGGGATTGCCCTTGCCACGGTTCCCGGTTTTCCTATACGGGCGAAGTGATTGACGGCCCAGCGGAAAAGCCCCTGCAGAAATATGATTATACGATGCTGGATAACTTGACGTCGGAAGACTCTGGGTATTAA
- a CDS encoding DUF6434 domain-containing protein, with protein MRPNLTKDCSVEDFQDFYWLKEELQAFCREHGLSASGSKIEIADRIEIFLRTGEIKKPIRQARIKTKIEHQANLSLDTVITENHRCSQDVRVFFKTVIPKFHFSTYIQAYFKNNAGKTYRDAVNAWYEEENRKKDPSYKKSIAPQFEYNQFIRDFFADPKNKGKSREEAIEAWNQIKILPGSNQYILTKD; from the coding sequence TTGAGACCGAATTTAACAAAGGATTGCAGTGTCGAGGATTTTCAAGATTTTTATTGGCTAAAGGAAGAACTACAAGCATTTTGCAGAGAACATGGACTAAGTGCTTCAGGCTCAAAAATAGAAATTGCCGATAGGATTGAAATATTTCTGCGAACTGGAGAGATAAAGAAACCGATCAGACAAGCAAGGATAAAAACAAAAATAGAGCATCAAGCAAATTTAAGTTTGGATACAGTTATCACCGAAAACCATCGCTGCAGTCAAGATGTGAGGGTCTTTTTCAAGACCGTTATTCCCAAATTTCATTTTTCTACATATATCCAAGCGTACTTTAAAAATAATGCAGGTAAAACGTATCGTGATGCTGTCAACGCTTGGTATGAGGAAGAAAATCGGAAGAAAGACCCTTCATACAAGAAAAGCATCGCACCTCAATTTGAATACAATCAATTCATTCGTGACTTTTTTGCAGATCCGAAAAACAAGGGGAAAAGTCGTGAAGAAGCGATTGAAGCTTGGAATCAAATTAAAATCCTGCCTGGCAGCAATCAATATATACTCACGAAAGATTAA
- a CDS encoding DUF2935 domain-containing protein codes for MGNYPMGELPNSRDRGLEFYIIRNGVGVLAYTDNYERDAYGIIAFWLRNDYDHGRFFDREISHYETELARANLNNIQRLGAVWQKAESKTGDLGTLIQEAQHASREFHSLLAYTMDKSLHCEVIISTPISLLDHMVRESEESQKVYKLMESGRQISPSDAIIHETVFWLRQMADHLGYIRHYSDVSNYEVNFQVTQMMQKFERLLMQATALKTMIRRPRNEKLPILAHFKEMIIKEAKSLEEFKLELDALIKQCAIATTSPPDLLEHIAREAHHLWRNLEDERIT; via the coding sequence TTGGGTAACTATCCAATGGGAGAGCTACCAAACAGTAGAGATAGAGGTTTAGAATTTTACATTATAAGGAATGGGGTGGGTGTTTTGGCTTATACGGATAACTATGAAAGGGATGCCTACGGGATTATTGCCTTTTGGTTGCGGAACGATTATGATCACGGTCGATTTTTCGACAGGGAAATAAGCCATTATGAAACAGAGCTGGCCCGTGCCAACTTGAACAACATTCAGCGTTTAGGTGCAGTTTGGCAAAAGGCGGAATCGAAAACAGGTGATCTCGGTACATTGATTCAGGAAGCTCAACATGCTTCTCGGGAATTCCACAGCCTGCTAGCGTATACGATGGATAAATCCTTACATTGTGAAGTTATTATATCTACGCCCATCTCCCTGCTGGATCACATGGTACGTGAATCCGAAGAGTCGCAAAAAGTGTATAAATTAATGGAAAGCGGTCGTCAAATTTCCCCGTCAGACGCAATTATCCATGAAACTGTCTTTTGGTTAAGGCAGATGGCAGATCATTTAGGCTATATTCGGCATTATTCGGACGTTTCGAATTACGAAGTAAACTTTCAAGTGACCCAGATGATGCAGAAGTTTGAGCGTCTGTTAATGCAGGCCACCGCACTCAAAACAATGATCCGAAGGCCACGCAATGAAAAACTTCCCATTTTAGCGCATTTCAAGGAAATGATTATTAAAGAAGCCAAAAGTTTGGAAGAGTTTAAACTAGAACTGGATGCCCTTATCAAACAATGTGCAATTGCCACTACTTCTCCTCCGGATTTATTGGAACATATAGCACGGGAAGCCCATCATCTCTGGAGGAACCTGGAAGATGAGAGAATAACGTAA